The DNA segment CCACGTCGTATTCCTAAAGGACCGCCTTAAAGGCGCGGTCTCGTATGACCGTATCGCTGGCTACTTCCGCTCATCGATCTTCGAACTGATCCACGAAGAGGTATCCGCAATCGATAAGGTCCGGATCATCTGCAACAGTGATCTGGACCCACGCGATGTAGCGGTTGGCAAGGCCGCAGAAGACGTGGTCCAGCGCACGATGCTGGAGAAGTGGAACAGTGAGGACGATCCGGTTGCATCGCTGAGAGATCGTGCCAGGTATGGCCGCCTTTACGAGTTGCTCAAGGCGGGCAACGTCGAGATCAAGGTGGTGTCGCGCGACGACGCCCCTTTCCTGCACGGCAAGGCCGGCGTGGTGCGCTATCCAGACAGCACAAGCACGGCCTTCATGGGGTCGATAAACGAGACTGCGCAGGGTTGGGCGCGATCTTACGAACTCGTTTGGGAAGATCGCTCTCCTGATGGCACCAATTGGGTGCAGGCAGAGTTCGACGAGCTCTGGAAGATAGGTCGGCGGCTCCCGGAAGCAGTTGTCGAGGAGATCGGGCGTACCGCCCGGAAGGTTCAAGTTAAGCTCGAGGCTCTACCAGCGGACAAGGTTGGCCAGTCGGCATTGGTGGAGTCTCCGCTCTACCGTCGAGGCGAAGAGCTCATGCCGTGGCAACGCGCTTTCGTGACCCTATTCCACAGACACCGCGAGCAGTTCGGCAAGGCACGCCTACTTCTTGCTGACGAAGTTGGAGTGGGCAAGACGCTGTCGATGGCGACGGCAGCACTGGTTTCGGCGTTGCTCGGCGATGGTCCGGTGTTGATCCTATGCCCAGCAACACTCGGCATCCAGTGGCAGACAGAGTTGCTGGATAAGCTAAACGTGCCAACCGCCTTGTGGTTATCCTCAAAGAAGATGTGGCGCGATCCTCATGGTCACCTGATCCGAACCCGCGGTGCGGAGGACATCACCCGCTGCCCCTACCGAATAGGAATCGTGTCCACCGGGTTGATCGTGCAGGACACCAAGGAAGTCGAGCACCTCTTGCGCCGACACTACGGTATGGTCATCCTAGATGAAGGGCACAAGGCACGGAAGCAAAGGGCGCTGGGTAAGGACCCTGTGGCCGGTAACCTGCTGAAGTTCATGCTGCAGATCGCCGAGCGCGCACGGCATTTGATCATCGGCACAGCCACGCCAATCCAGACTGAGGTGGACGAACTCTGGGATCTGCTGGAGATCCTCAACCGGTCAGCGACGCACGTCCTTGGTCGCGAGATGTCGGCGTGGCGCCGTCCGGATCAGGTCAGGGACATCTTGACCGGCGACGTTGCCGTCGAGGATGAAGCTGAGGCTTGGAATCTGCTCCGGAACCCACTGCCGCCGCGAGACGATGCTCCACTGTTCGACAACATCTATCAGGATCTAGGCTTCGAAGGTCCGATACACGACTTCACCGACGAGTCCTATACCGAGTTGCAGTCCTTCACTCGCGAGGACCTCGTCGACAACTTGCGCGGCACCATCAAAGGACTGCGGTTCTTCCAGTACCACAATCCGATCAGCCGTCATGTCGTTCTACGTCGCCGGCGCACGCTGGAAGACGCGGGTCTGATGAAGAAGATCGCCGTCGAGATGTGGCCGAAGACCCACGACACGAATGTCAGGTACTTCGAGGGTCAGGCCGTAAAGACCAGCGGTGATTTTGACCTGGCTTACGAAGCCGTGGAGAAGTTCACATCGGCCTTGGCGCAGCGGGTCAAGGGCGCTGGGTTCATGAAGAACCTTCTTCGTCAACGCATATGCTCCAGCGTTGCATCAGGGCTGTCGACATGTCGAAAGCTAATCGAGAAGCGGCAGCTCGACGACGATGAGGTGGTTGAAGACGAGCTCGACGAGCTGCTCGCAGAGGACCCGGACTTGGCGACGGTCTTCTCTAATGAGGTTCGGCATCTTCAGGAGGTCATCTATCACCTGGAGCGAAATCCGAGCGACCCTAAGCTGGACACCTGCGTTTATTTCCTTGAGGAGAGGGGATGGTTGGATGACGGCTGCATCATATTCAGCCAGTACTACGACACCGCGCACTGGGTGGCCGAGAAGCTGTCGCACCACTTCCCCCAGGAGACCGTTGCGGTCTATGGTGGCGCCGGTCGGTCGGGCGTCTTCCTAAATGGTCAGTGGCGATCCGTCGATCGCGAAGACATCAAAAAGGCCGTGCGGGATTACACCGTGCGCCTGGTCATAGCCACCGATGCCGCTGCGGAGGGACTGAACCTTCAGACCCTTGCATCGCTGATCAACATAGATCTGCCTTGGAATCCGTCACGGCTTGAACAGCGCATCGGGCGCATCAAGCGGTATGGGCAGAAGCGCGACTTCGTCAACATGGCCAATCTCGTCTATCAGAACACGGTCGATGAAAAGGTTTATGACAAGCTATCCGCTCGAATGAAGGACCGATATGACCTCCTAGGGTCACTTCCTGATGTCATCGACGACGATTGGATCGATGACATCGAAGCGATGGAAGAGGGACTGAAGGACTTTACCAAGAAGAAGAAGAGCACCGCGGACGTGTTCGAGCTGCGCTACGGCAATTTCCTACAGGACGATGGATCCTCGTGGCAGCTCTGCGAGCAGGTGCTGGACAAAGACGAGGCCATGAAGGTTCTCAGCAGCGGTTGGTCATAGTGACCGGTATCTATGTGAGAGCACCTGAGGATGCCGATCGCTTGCTGACCACATTCCGATCGTCGGCGGCTCGAGTGCATGACTGGATCGCAGGTCAATCCGGTGAGCCGCTGGACATGTTGAAGCGTATGAAGTTCGAAGCTGTGGGTTTCCACCCTGTTGAGGACCGAGCACTCAACGTTGTTGAGCAGATTAACCAGACCTGGACCTACTTCGTGGCCGCAACTGCTGCAAAGCAGTTGCTCGAGCTTCACCCGGACGCAGGCGGCTTCCATCTAGCGCCCGGTGCCCATGCCTCACTCGAGCTCGACATCATGAGCGCTGTGCCTGGGTTGGTCGGCGCTGAGACCTTTGCTGCCGTGGACCCTAGGAACAATGGGAAGCTGCACCTGGACTTAGCCAAAATGGCCGGGCGATCGGAGACGCATCGGTACGTTTTCTTCTTGTCGCCGCTCTATGCCACAGCTGGTCGACAGGCGAAATTAGAACGCGACGGGGTTCAAGTGTGGTCGCTAGACTTCTAGCGCTGGCCCATCTACCTACCGATCCCACATCGACCCATCTTCCGACTCGTCTCTCCAGTTGATCTCCGGGGTGGCCGGCGGAGCGACGAAGCCAGCTCTAGTCGAAGGCGGCAAGGTAATAGTCCCGATCTTGCGCGGCGGTTCGGCTGAACTGGTCCGGAACGCCTCGTTGCTCCGCAGCCGAGCGAGAGCCTCTGCCGACAAGGGCACGTGCCGCGGTTGAGCAACAGGCTTGGTGGCCTTCCTGCCGCGCCCCTTCTTCTTTTTTGCTTTATCGGGCTTGGCAGCTGGCGCCACTGCCGTCCTCGGGCGCTTGGCTGAAAGCGTCTCTATTACCTTCTTAGTAGGTACGGGATCGGGAGTAGAAGGAGGCGTCTGCTTGGAGCCGGGCGGCTGCATCCAACTACCCGAGATCGTCCACCCCCTGATCCTGAGTTCCAGGTACTCGGCACCGGAGATCGCGTCGACGCTGATGGCCTTGACGGCATCGCCTTGTGCAGGGGCAGTCTCCGCGGGCTGACGTTCATCGGGAGGATCTTCCTTCGGAAGTGGAGGAAGGCGGGCCTCCAGGACGCCTGCCAGCAATATCCCGTCGGCCGGCGACATGGCGGGAACCATCGCAAACAGCGCGCTGGCCGCGACCTTGCGCACGAATTCTGCCTTCAGCTCCAGGGCGCCGATAACCGTCTCCTCGTCGAAGCGATCCAGCAGGCCCTTGATCGTCGCCATCCCGGTGGGAGTGAGCTTGCCTTTCCTGAGGTCGTTTAGGTCCGAGATCACCTCACGATCGCTGCGATACAGCCGGTGGTGCCGAACACGTCCATCGCTCTTCTGCTGATCGCGATGGGGCTTGCTGGGCGTCATCGACCGATGGCGTTGGGTGTCGCTTG comes from the Devosia lucknowensis genome and includes:
- a CDS encoding phospholipase D-like domain-containing anti-phage protein translates to MDEKLASIPFAKTDFITRFSSRHSTHVVFLKDRLKGAVSYDRIAGYFRSSIFELIHEEVSAIDKVRIICNSDLDPRDVAVGKAAEDVVQRTMLEKWNSEDDPVASLRDRARYGRLYELLKAGNVEIKVVSRDDAPFLHGKAGVVRYPDSTSTAFMGSINETAQGWARSYELVWEDRSPDGTNWVQAEFDELWKIGRRLPEAVVEEIGRTARKVQVKLEALPADKVGQSALVESPLYRRGEELMPWQRAFVTLFHRHREQFGKARLLLADEVGVGKTLSMATAALVSALLGDGPVLILCPATLGIQWQTELLDKLNVPTALWLSSKKMWRDPHGHLIRTRGAEDITRCPYRIGIVSTGLIVQDTKEVEHLLRRHYGMVILDEGHKARKQRALGKDPVAGNLLKFMLQIAERARHLIIGTATPIQTEVDELWDLLEILNRSATHVLGREMSAWRRPDQVRDILTGDVAVEDEAEAWNLLRNPLPPRDDAPLFDNIYQDLGFEGPIHDFTDESYTELQSFTREDLVDNLRGTIKGLRFFQYHNPISRHVVLRRRRTLEDAGLMKKIAVEMWPKTHDTNVRYFEGQAVKTSGDFDLAYEAVEKFTSALAQRVKGAGFMKNLLRQRICSSVASGLSTCRKLIEKRQLDDDEVVEDELDELLAEDPDLATVFSNEVRHLQEVIYHLERNPSDPKLDTCVYFLEERGWLDDGCIIFSQYYDTAHWVAEKLSHHFPQETVAVYGGAGRSGVFLNGQWRSVDREDIKKAVRDYTVRLVIATDAAAEGLNLQTLASLINIDLPWNPSRLEQRIGRIKRYGQKRDFVNMANLVYQNTVDEKVYDKLSARMKDRYDLLGSLPDVIDDDWIDDIEAMEEGLKDFTKKKKSTADVFELRYGNFLQDDGSSWQLCEQVLDKDEAMKVLSSGWS